CAAGCTCTCAGTCCTTGAGAGCCTGGCGCCGAAGGTCAACGTGCTGATCATCGGAGGGGGCATGGTTGCGACCTTCCTCAAGCAGCAGGGCAAGCAGATCGGGCTGTCGCTCGTAGAGGACGACAAGGTCGAGGAGGCGGGCAGAGTTGTTGAGCTTGCCAAGAAGCTGGGTGTGAAGCTAATGCTGCCCGTAGACGCCATGGTTGCCGACGCGTTCGCTGACAAGGCGAAGGCGAAGGTAGTGGAAATTGACAAGGTTGAGCCTACCTGGCGGATAATGGACATCGGTCCAAAGACAGTGGCCCTGTACGAGAGCGAGATTGCCAAGGCGAAGACGGTGGTGTGGAACGGCCCGATGGGCGTTTTCGAGTGGGAGGCGTTCGCGCAAGGGACGAAGCGAGTTGCAAACGCGCTGGCGAAGCTGAAGGATGCGACGACGGTCATCGGCGGCGGCTCGACGGCGGACGCGGTGATTTCGCTGGGGCTGCAGGACAAGATGACGCACGTCTCCACCGGCGGCGGCGCATCACTGGAGTTCCTTGAGGGAAAAGTGCTGCCCGGGGTCGCCGCACTGATGGATAAGTAACACGCTTGAGCAAAGGCCAAATGCAACACCCTCACCCTTTGGCCGGAGCGCCAAAGGCCTCTCCCCGAGGAGACCTTTGCATAACCCGAGGTAGAGGCGATAATCATACCTGTGCGAGGAAGATATAGCAAAATGGAGTGAGCCATGCACCGCAATATGGGAAACCCGTCCATGATCGAAGCGTTCCTTCCCGAGCAGGTTGGGCGTAACGAGCGATTGGAGAGGATAGCCCAAGTTGTGGACTGGGAAAAGATGGGAAAGCTGGTGTCAGATATC
Above is a genomic segment from SAR202 cluster bacterium containing:
- a CDS encoding IS5/IS1182 family transposase → MHRNMGNPSMIEAFLPEQVGRNERLERIAQVVDWEKMGKLVSDI